In Festucalex cinctus isolate MCC-2025b chromosome 17, RoL_Fcin_1.0, whole genome shotgun sequence, the genomic stretch tctcacacccacacacatttcCTCACACGCTCACACGAGGTGATGTGCCAGCTGCGGCGCTGCGCTGACAATGAgtttattaggttttttttaaaaaaaaaggggggggggggaaggagGAAGGGAAAGAGAAGATGGCGGCATCAATGGGGTCTAGCTGAGGAGCTGGCGGATTTCCTTGTGCATGTGACACAGAAAGTCCACATAGGACGCGCCACCACTCACGCTCTTGTCCTCCATCAGGAAGTGTCGGAAGATGAGCTCCGAGCGGTCCTCCTGCTTCACTACCATGAGCTGCAACAGGAGAGAATAAATTGGGGCAAAATAGTAAGAATGAATAACAATATTAAATTGTGAATGCACagttttgaaacaaaaacaaatggaaatgtCACAACATGGTTACAGGGAGCTCAGTCAAATGTTTTTAATCTTGTCATCTACTCTACACTTTATATATCAGAACCAACAATAACCAAAATTAATTTTCAAGCATGCATACCCCACAGATTTAATGTAAAATTACTAAAATGGTAGTGATGTGAGTTTCACAGTATAGCACTAAATTGCTCAATTCCTAACCAGTTATTCGAGTTTTGCGCTTTTGTTCCAACTTTGCCGCCATGTTCCACCCACATAAATGTCAAACTGCTTTGCAAAGTTGAGGCATCATCCCTTGGTTTAACCATACAAGATTCACATTATGTAGAAACTGATACAAATCTCTAAACTGAGTTCCTCATTGGACAACATGAACCAGGCTGAATTGGCAATAAAACGGCCACGACTTCCTGATgtcaaataattcaataaaaatcCAGTTATAGCACCACATGGTCCAgttctaatgctaaattagagGATGGTCGGAATTCCGACTTTTcagacttcaaaccaggaagtgtgtatggTTACACCCTCTTGAACTGGGAAATTTCACTTGCAAAGAAAAGGCGAGCCCCGATTTCACCAATGGACTACAAGTGACATCACTCTACAATGACAACCCGTTCGGAAACACAGAccatgaatggtaaaacacaatttactcgagtataaaagtaaatagctttcttcattcataaatatccaacataactccacgtaacaggatgccgctatctccctgcatgaaattatatgttGAACTACTTAACTTGTATGTAATGCtgatgaaataagttaaaaacaaGGAATGaagcaagtttgctggaggtcaaaatgagttttgaggaccaaaataaaaagcaatttatcactatccgccattttggttgtttactttcgcctcaaacgTTTTCAGGTCAGAAATGGGAAACAACAACTCGGACATATCCAACTTCCGActatcctcaaatgcagcattaatcTAGTGATAACACAAAAATGACAATCAAGGCAGTATATGTTTACCTTCATGTATCGTGACCGCTGCGCTCTGAAGGAGTCGACGATCTCTCTGAGTCTTTGTGAGAAAGGATTTTCCAAGACAGGCAGACACGTCTGAAAcatccaaaagaaaaaaaaaatgaaaaaaaaaaaacgaatggcAAATACTACAAATAAGAATATTGGCTTCGGCCAACATCCTCTCACCATCGTGGCGTCGATCTGGCCGAAGTTGGACGTCCCGAAGATATTAAGCAGCAGCTCCTGCTGTGCGTTGGCCCCCACCCACAGGAAGAGATGCAGGCCCGTCTCCAGCAGGTACATGCCGCCTTTCGATAGCCTTTCTTCTGACGCCCGCACTGCCACCGGCAACGAATCGTTCTCCAGCTTCAtctaggaaaaaacaaacaaacaaaaaaacagaacctCCAGACCACTCTCATCAGACATTTCTATTATATTTTCAAGCAGACTTCGTTGGGACCATACCAGGGGCAGCAAGCGCGGGTAGAAGAAGACGTGCGTCTCGGACACATCCATGCTGCTGATGAGCTGTCGCAAGTACGCCCTGTCATCCAACGACACGTCGGCAGCAGGCAGCAGCACGTCGCTCTTCAGCACGCAGTTGAGATAgactggcagcagcttcatacACTCGGGGAGGATCAACTggagacaaaacaataaatactaAGATCTGTCGGAGAAGAAGCAGTCTGTCATTTTTGAATGCCCTGGTCCAAGTAGCTGTTAACCATTTTAAGTATTCCATGAGAGGGCCAGATGTTTAACAATAATAGTTTAGATTCATGCTGCTCCTTTCAAGAGGAGCAAGGACTTAACAGTAACTCACAGGGGTAATTAAAAGGTTGAGTTTGGAGCACAATGTTGGCGGAGGAGTAGCTAGTGTTGACTATCAATAGCTAGCTGGCCAGCTTGACAATAAGTGCATAAACAAGCATGTTTATGTAtcaagagtataaaaaaaaaaaaacatagcaacACAGCTCAAAGAAAATTAGTGATTGTATTTTTACGACGACATATATTTTGCATCTTAGGCTATCTGGGGAAAAATGTGTGATATTTCCCCACCATACAGAGTTAAAAAGCAAACTGTAACGATGTTGCCCCAGCAGCAGGAAGATTGTAGGCCGTACCTGACCAGCTGACGAGGGACTGGCGCAATTCTTGCGATAGCAGGCCAGAATCTGTGCACACTGGTTGACCAGAGTGTCCCTCACTGCCTTCGTGGGGTTGTTAAGGATGCCACggaaagcttaaaaaaacaaaaaaaaaaacagtatgtgacagctggaaacaaaaacaaaaaacaaaacaaaaaaaactcatgtgTGGATCTTCACCATATTTGGAAAGGAAGTTGATGATGGTGTCCGTCTCGCAATTGCGATAAAGGTCAGACAGTTGGGAGCAGCAGTTGACGGCCATGTTGTGGACACGCAGGCGCCTTTGGCCACCGCAGCTGGTGTACAACACGGCACACTGCAGGGGGCGCAAGCAAACAAGATTAGATAGACAGAAAAAATGAGCAGCTTCATCGGACGAATTCGCACTCGCCTGCACAAGCGCCCCGGTCTCCTCGCTGAGCTTGTCGTCGTGCTTGAATTCCACCGTGACCACCTTGTCGCAGTCAAGCCCAGCCAGCTCCACGTCGGTGGTGTTGCTCATGAAGAATGAGCCAAAAAAGTCTGTCGCTCGAATTCCTAAGGACATACAAGAAAAAGACAccagtgcttttttttcctgtgtatttgcaaacatatatatttgtaaaaaaaaaaagaaaaagtttttgtACTCAAGCtaaagttaattaaaaatacagctTTAGCACCATCTTGTCGCAATATGATGTCaaagaactatgttgaagtgaggagAGGAGCTTCATTTGGTCAGCCCATAGCAATGTCAAATAGGAAAGTTGTAATTTACTGGCATCTTGTTGCATCTATAGGAAACTATTAAAATTTCTTAAAAGCGGTGTCAATTACTCACAAATTTTTGTTTCTCCATGACAGCTCAGTCCCAGTCATTGTGAATTTTTCCTTCATCAATTTAAAGAGACTCACCTGTGCTGGTTCGAACCCTCATGACAGCATCAAAGCCGATCGGCTTGTGAACGTCTCGTCTTAGGTCGTTGAGGAACCTTTCCTGGTCTGACTGCGCCTGGAAAGTTATCAACTGTAAATTAAAACTGCAAAAAGCAATTAACGGGCACTCGCACCCCATGGTGATTCATGGTGAATCTTCTAAATTATCAAACTTCGATGTTAGACTCTTCCCGCCATTAAACAGCccgggcaaaaaataaaataaagaacggGGCACATTTCGGTGAATTCCCAGCACCAAGTTAGCCAAAGTACAAGTCCTGGAATTCAAACAAAATGTctgtttcaaaccaaaatgggtgACTGAATTACTGCTCAATTTCGGTTTAACATCCTTAACATTTTTCTgtgcattcagtttcatgctGATCAATGAAGTTGGTGTGGGGagctaatcaaataaaaattttcAAGATGCGCTATTTGGTGCTGTGTCAGGGACACGTGCATGCCTAAATTTCAAAGTTTTCAAGCAATGCGCCCCCCTCCCGCCAAAAAGGCAATTTATTTAACAGAAGAATAATAATGAACAGCAATTCGTAGAGGTCCTTCGTATGGCCTGTTGGAGACTGAAGAATGTCCCACCTGGAAGTAGGTGTACTTATAAACGGAGCCTCCAGTGGAGACAGGGACCACGGCGAGTGTCGCCACATCCACATATTGATTGGGGAAGAGGAAGAGGTCCACGCAGCAGCCCTGTGCCACGCACTCTTTGGCCAGTGTATTGTAGAAGCCCCCTTGAGGCTGAAACAGAGACTGAACAAGAATCCTAAGGTCACATACAAAGCGACATGACCATGCCGGGAAGACTGTAGTGTTGGCGTGTCGGTCAGCAAATAGTTTCAAGGGGATGTGGAGATAGGGAGGGCCATACAACCATAAAGTAGTTGACTTATTACCTTTTCCTTATCGGTGCCAATCAACTTCTTGTCTTCTCTGTTCTTGAGTTTGCCGGGGGCCTCGGCAATGGGCAGCGAGGTGTGGAACACAAAAAGTTTCCCCGCACAGTCTGCCGCCTGAGAAACATCATACTTTTTTACACGCTCACAACAGAGGATCCCCAACATCTGGACCAGAAAATTACCTTCAGCGCTTCCAGTCCGGCCTGTATGACAGGTCCAAAGACTGTCTCAGTCTCTCGGGTGTCTACAAACATCTCCGGGATATGGTCCAGCAAACTGCAGAAAATAGAGAAGATGCTTGATCAAATTGGATATTCTCCTCCTTGCAACGTTTAAGCCCTGTTACCACCAAGCAGCAATAATCAGTTCAGAACGCAAATCTGTTTCCATTGTCAAAACCATACCGCTTGGTGGAAAGCCGGCATTTGTGTGCCTCACCCACCTCTCAATCACCTGCCGGCTCTCCCCAACGTTGACGAGGAAGCCGTCTAGCAGTGGCACGAACATTTCTGACACATCCGACACCACCAGCATCTGTGGCTGGGCCAGACTGGACTTGACGTTGTAGAAGTGCAGCACCTTGTTATAGGTAACGAAACCGACTCGCACCGCCGAGTCCAACTCGGGGTTCTCTCTGGAGAAGAAAACAATGAGATTGAAACTTAAGATAGACTCATGTAGATCAGTTCAAAATGTTGTTAGATATATTTTCCCCTCTGACGTTTAATTTATATGTCAAAAAGATTTTGTGGTTCAGCTCCAGGATTTGTTCTCTCCCCGGGCTAGAGTGGGGACTTTACTGTTACAATGTtgggctgagaaaaaaaaatgtacatatctATTTTAGAATATTCAAAAATGGTGGAGGTTCAACAAGAGCTACAAAGATTTCTGACGGAGCTATTTAGAACCAGAAAGTGGGAGGGGGaacttgaatgtttttttttttaaatcactttccCTGAACTGCTAGGAAGCATTCCTGGAACACCTCCAATTTCCCCTGATCCGAGTGGACAGCTGTCATCAGTTCAACAAATTGAATTGTCCATGCCCTGTAGCCTCAAATTTTGTTCATTTAGATATTTTCCATCTCTTTCTGATTTTGTAAAACGAGAAAAAGCTGTGTTGCATTCCGGCTTCTTATCTCTGCCAAAAATGATGAGCCAGCTCACATTGTTGAACAGAAAAAGGCCATCAGAATTGGCGTCATCTTCACTGAGGAATTCTCTAGAAATGTGACGCTTGTAAGAAGAAGATGCACTGAGAAAATTCATCATTGTATTCATCACCTCAGGACATGGAGGCACAGATTGATAAAAGATAAGCTATGAGCACAGATTGTCCCTCTGCCTATCCTAGCAGGGGCTCCAACTATGGTTATTAAAAGTGATTTATGGCTTTGTTCCTCTTATTCCTCCCTCTCAAACCCTTACATCAGCAAATGGCTTATTGTGTTGACCCGTCAATTATTCACAAaatatcataaaatacaaaaaatattcctcACATTGCGCTTGGTCCATCATTCCACTGTCTCTTCTTCCATTATTTCCTACCTGGGCAGCTGGTCCAGCAGCGTCTTGAGTTCTTGGCAGACGATGCCGACCATGCCGCTTTTGACGGCATTATAGGACACGTCGATAAGGAAGATGAAGGCCGGAGGTTGAGGAATTTTGTTGttctaaaacaaacaaagctaCGTGAGTGAGTTACAAACAATTTTTAGGATGTCACAAGACAGGAGGACTCACTTTACAGTAGTCGACAGTGGCCAGGAATTCGTAGCTGCCCAGCGATAGCTCCGGTCTGTCAAAGAAGTCCACTCTCTTCCCAGTGTGGTCCAGATGCTGGAAGTAATGAGGAGGGACTGGACACAGACACAAACGACATCAATAACTTGCATTAAACGCAGCAACAAGCACACGCACTCACCTTCTGTGACACACGAGCAAAAGCCGCACTGGAAGCGGCGGCCTCCCTCGATGAATTGCATGTATGGACACATGTAGGCCTTGCAGCGGTTGCAACGGATGGGACCGCCTTCGCCGTGGTCCACCACGTATGGAGGCGTCTacattagaggtgtgcaaaatttccgattcttagattattcacgattcggccgtggaacaatcgagaaagattcacaaaagtccaaattccgattatataaatatgccaagggaaccgaaactaaaagtggaccggagcggaaagtacgcggaactgaaacgcagtagcgcgcgcggtcttcgggacgctttttgggacggaccgagattacacatccacaactcacgcctcgagattcaaaacaacaagcatggctgagctgaccaacccacctcttcgtgagatcagacctgctccgaaaaggcaaacaacttgaggcggaagtatcagctagctggctgcagtgcgtcggttagcgttctacagggcaccGCGCAGTGatgcgaacgaacgaacagaaaagtagtggctggcggtaatggcgtctgactttattcagaaaagagtattgtggtggaaatgtatcacgcttttgaaaacaaatagtttttagaagaaaaacgctttatttccgagaccccagccagcttggtggactattttcctctcgtccaacgccgaattcagtgctgatcgcacacacgggaggtgaggatcaaattgagattcatgttaaaaaagccgaacgatcccattaatgtttacacgttcatgtttacacaagttaaaaagctgaaaagcacttgagggttttattttttgtacctctgagagactttaatgtttacatgttcatctgtacacaacttaaaaagcaggaaagcacttttttttttttttaggcatttgtattgaagtagtagttcacattgtctttcatttatacctcagtgcacttttgagtggataaaaataatatatttttgctcaatgctatgttttattctgttgaagactggatatacttaaaagctgttgttacagaatgaggacttgagtattttatttactgttttgaactgttaacttgatactgaaatagtagtttatttaggcctgagaggacttttgtactatttttgtaactaatgtacgaaacattaaaagcaccaaaatacattggtttttttctgctgcctgggggggaaatcaataatcgttttataatcgaatcgtagcctctgaatcgtaatcgcaatcgaatcgtgaggtgccccaagattcccacctctagtctACATACAATCAAAGAATTGTGCAGAGAGACGTTTCATCACATAAAGTCAGCGCACAACATTAATCCCACTCATGAAATTGTCCAATTCGTAAGCATGGGTAGAAGAGAGGGGGTGGCTGACCTCATCCGGTGGCAGCGTGGCAAAGGGCTTGATGACGGCGGCCAGCGGCACCTGGGACTGCTTGGCCATGTCTGCTGTGCAGGGCATGTTGTAGGCCGTACAGCGGATGAACCTGGGGCTGGCGTTCCCTACAAAGGTACGCAAACATGACAATCATGGACGACGTCTGAGTGGCAGCAAGCGTAGGGGATCTCGGAGGTCTCACCTTGGTCTTTGACGTGGAAGTCGGTGGTGACCAGCGGCGGCGCTTGACCTCTGACACCTGTGGTGAAAGGCTCTTTGGCCTTGGCCTTGTCATCCTCGATTACTTGGATCTAAAAGATGGACAAAAAggttgggaggaaaaaaacatgccacaCGGACTATCACACTCAAATTTTGCCTGTCgctcacacacttttttttttttccctctcacaCACTCTCATCCTCACATTTTGGCTCTGAgcttacaaacacacacacatgacaaacaaaatGACATCCCCATCAAATAGGTTAACTCCCACAGGCATGCAAGTGAAGACTAGCATGCAGCGAAAGGAGAGTATGTGGATGAGGGAAGGGGGAACACTGACCAGACcctaaaaattaaatcatttgtgaaaatCAAGAGatccaaaacacaaaaaacaaacagtggcGTTTCACAAAGGGTGCATTGGTGGCAGGGATGCGTTTGGAAAGCCAACACTAGGGCAAGAGGAAGAGCCACACGAGGACACTTACTGGGCTGGGAATAGCGTCTGGGTCTATTCTATGTCTTGATTTCTGCACGGTCGGCATGTCAGACGCTTGCTTTACATTCAAAAAGTTTGTCCGGCAACATTGTGCAAAACAGGACAACAATTAATCAACACCACAGATTGAAAGACATAAATAGGAGCAGCAGTGTGAAACCATAGCAACAAGTTGCAAGAATTGTTATTCAGACAGAAATTGGTCAGTTGTTGTGTCAGAGCTGTTTATAGATTATCGCTACTGTCATTCATGCGCAAGTACAGAGAAATAATACAGAGAGTTTGCATTGATATGACTAGGGCCCGACTGATATGCATTTTTAGGCCGATGCTGATACCAATTTTtggcagaagaaaaaaatactgattaatctgcagattatttaaaaataaaatgcataaaatgaCCCCTCTGTCCAATTACTTTGCAATGGGTTCCCTTGCACCAAAACATTCACGattaagattctctgctttgaatgacaagtccagaataaaataaaaaaaaaaatcatcaagtatacaaggttattgGATAGATTTATGTATCAATAATAAAAccactctttagtttttcctctggtctctcgagatctccttaatttgttggaatttagaggtttctggggttggcgtaagactcagGTTTTataaccatgtggatggcaggaggtgtttagttggtgctggatttcactttgatttatctttcttttctttgacctttcctctggtctcctgaccttcaagttttttttttacttctctttgtcttccgtggagctaacagggacaatagcgtgcaCACGCATGATGTCATGCTCAGAGCCACAGTTAAAGATTCCGGCCCGAAcgcttcaacattttttccttttacagaaaaataggggtgacagtcattgtgccacagtagtgcctcctgtccataatacaattcttaaaacatatgCGGGtggaaaatatggttattttaacactcaaatttgagtctaatcttgcatcgtgcacctttaacGTTGTGTGCTTAGTTTtgcagttaactccaactgaagTGTCATTAAAAAGCTTAAAGGACACTTAGGAATAAGaaacagaataacatatgctacaaactcacttgttgctaatgctactcaagcaaaaatggtgcattcaatgGTACTTTCACGTcggaaacttcagttttcttcgataacgttttaaggggataATAATTGGCAATTTCGCGCAATTGGACAAttgttttggctgatgtttgaaggccaataatcggtcgACTAATCAATCGGGCCCTAGATAtgacaaatgtgttttgtgGCTTCTTACTGGGCTAGGAATGGCATCCGGGTCCAGTCTTTTCTGAGCAGGTTGTGGAGGGCCCGGTGCTGGTGCCGGAGCGCTGTAATTCAGTTGGCCAGGATAAGGGCCTGCAAAGCCGGGCTGAGGGCCTCTTACAAGCCCAAAAGCACCTGAAGGGACACATAATCAAAGTAGGTTAAGCAGTACAATATTAATGTTTACTTGTCAAGCAgtgttccccaaaaaaaaacaaaaaaacctcactAACCACAGGAAATAAGATAGTAGTAATTAcctgtgcctcaatattaaaaacaaaaaaataaaaacaaaacaaaacagcacactATAGCACCCTTAACTCAATCTTCTCACCATTTTGCTGGGGAGGGTAGCCTCCTGGCATACCAGGCTGGGGTGGGGGCATCTGCTGCTGCAGGGGTCCAGGAGGGCCTAGCGGGCCCTGTGGTCCTGGAGGTAAGTGGTTGCTCTGAGACATGGATGTGGGGGGCATTTGGGGTCTGGGAGGAAGGGGACCTGAGGGAAAAGGGGGTTGCTGCTGAGGCGGCAAGGGGCCCGGGTACTGGCCAGAGGTGGTTGACGTTGGAGGAGGAGGATACTGAGAGGAGGTGGGAGGAGGCGCTCTTGGAGGGAAGGAGCCCTGAGGGGCTGAGGAGAAGGCAGGCTGAGTGGGGAGTAAGGACTGCTGAGGCTGTGACATCGATGGGGAGGGAGCCTGAGCCGGCGGAGGACCCGAATACGAGGGAGGAGCAAAGGATTGCTGATTGGACGGCGGAAGAGGAGCAGCAGAGGAGGTCAACGGCTGTTGAGAAGTGGGAGGCAGAGAGGAATTGTATGGCGGCTGAGAGGGTGGAGGGGGGCCTCCATAGTATTGTTGAGAAGTAGCAGGTGGTGCCTGGGTGGGAACAGACGATGCTGGAGGCAGAGCTTGATTGTAGGTGGCGGGAGGTGCAGCTGAGAAGGAACTACTGACAGGAGGCTGAGAGCTGTGTGGTGGTGCTGAGGAGACACACAAAATCCAATTAACAAATACACaaaattgccccccccccccttaaaatTTTGTTCCTGGGAAACTGACTTTTAAAACTTATTTATCTTGTAAAATTGCACATTTCCCATGAAATCAGAACTTTTTATATTAACAAttgcaacattttaaaatgtaaattaaagcACAAAAACTCTGGAAACTAATGACTAATTTCCTTTTGAAATGACACTTTTCCTCCTCATCATAAATTGGGCTTTTAATCATAAAATTATGGATTTTTTCACTAAtagacacaccaaaaaaaataaaaattaaaaataaaaattacagcggcacattttcacttagggaATTCTTCATGAAATCatgattaaatataattttttttgcttcattctAAAAAGCTTACAACATATCCCATGAAATAGAGGCTTGCCTATCGTTTCCAATTTTTCCCCAACAGGAAAAACCCCAACATAGTATGAAGTTCCAtaacccccccaaccccctttttctttttttttcttttttttagctgcctatgttttacatttatttttaatcaagccGAATTACACAGACCCACACAGCTAGATGCAATATTATGTTATTGAATGCACACAGATAAGAGGTAATACCGTATCCGGGCCCGGCAGCGTTGGGTGGCCCTGAGTTAATCTGCATGCTGCTCATCTGACTAGTGACGTGTGGCATTGTGGGCGGGGGTCCATAGTGCTGGGGGTAGGTGGCGGGCGGCCCAGGCAGATTGACCGCTCCTTGGTTGTACGACGGGGTCGTAACTGGCCTGGAAAGAACACAAAACATAATTGTTACAAAATTATCTCCTTTTTTCATCAATACTATTGAAATGAGAGAAAAGAATCAGCTTCAGTACCTTGGGGGCGCCTGTGTCATAGTTGGGGGTCCATTCTGAATGTCACCCTGATGATGACCTCCATACTGATTGTACGCTTGAGGAGCTGATACAGGCGGTGGGCCAGAGGGGGGAGGAGCCCTGTTGTGACCTGAAAGACGTGCAGAAATTTCATTGtctattaaacaaaaaacaaaatatttgtccCTTAAGTTTGCTCCTGTGAAGCGAATGATGCGGAAAACATGCACCAGCAGGTAAGGCCAGGACTAAATGATGGCAAGGTGAGAAGAGCAAAAGCAGGGCGTTACCTAGGTcaagaggagaggagagctCTGAGACGGGGTTGGCTGGCACAGCCTTAGAGGGAAAGGTGGTGAAAGATGAATAACCTGAAATACAAGAGAGGAAAGTTGGGGAAAAGTTTGCCAATGGTGGTAGGACATGACTGGGTGAAAGTATCAAGGCACATGAAGGCAGCTCAGATTGTGATTAGTGTGACAGGAGAAAGGGTAAAAGCGCAACAATGCTTCATCATGAATCAATCACTTTGCTCATCCAACTATGAATTTTTGCATCTCAAAATGACAACATATGCGTAAAATTGAAACTATTGTGCATTAAGATTTTAGCTTTTAAAATATTAAGGGGTGTGtcatattttttcttaatttgcAAAATTATTTCTCCTAACATATTACATTATTTTACGCTGATAAAAtcttacatttattaattaaacaatTTTCAAAACTGCAACTAATTCAACTatgccactcttttttttttaatattattttctaCGGGGCCCTAACACACGTCAACAAGTATCAAAGCTAGCCGGACAAGTGTCCAATTTTACCTTGCGGTGGCACTCCAGGTTGGTAGGCTGACACTGGGCCATTGTAAGGTGCGTAAGGTGGCAAGTATCCGCTGTCCAAGGGTGCAAAGGCAGGCTGCCCGTAACCAGGCTGAGGCTGGCCATAAGGAGAGGCCATGGGAGTGTGCTGGTTTACATTCATCTTCAGTTCATCCCTAAATCTAATGACACAAGGACATCACCATCATTATCCTCCTCATCAACTGTTTGGTACTGAGAGAGGAAGTTTTGAAATGACAGTTAAGCAACAAACTCCAGACAGACTTAGCATAAGAAGCTAATATTTACAAGTTCACTGACAACACCTTTATTTGGTTTGACTGCAATACACACCCTGAACTGTATGCCATTCACTTTTCCAGGCCAGAGAAAACCAGGGTAGcatgaagttaaaaacttaaaatacaaatcattcGTATAAGAGCTGCACCAGTAGTGATCTATgcaattattcaaaaatttaaattagatggcaaatgtcaaaaattagCGGTAAGATTTATTTCTTCCACCCTCATTACGCTATAATGTAATcatccaaaagtgtcaaaattgcagggggaaaaaaaaatcccaataagCACTTTACATTTCATTAACTCATATAGTAACCATTTCGATTGATATTTAGTACATTACCCTCCCTAGATCatgcctaaaaaaaacacaatcaagCGTTTCTGACAAACATTGACACTGATGCAGGTTACAGT encodes the following:
- the sec24c gene encoding protein transport protein Sec24C isoform X2 produces the protein MNVNQHTPMASPYGQPQPGYGQPAFAPLDSGYLPPYAPYNGPVSAYQPGVPPQGYSSFTTFPSKAVPANPVSELSSPLDLGHNRAPPPSGPPPVSAPQAYNQYGGHHQGDIQNGPPTMTQAPPRPVTTPSYNQGAVNLPGPPATYPQHYGPPPTMPHVTSQMSSMQINSGPPNAAGPGYAPPHSSQPPVSSSFSAAPPATYNQALPPASSVPTQAPPATSQQYYGGPPPPSQPPYNSSLPPTSQQPLTSSAAPLPPSNQQSFAPPSYSGPPPAQAPSPSMSQPQQSLLPTQPAFSSAPQGSFPPRAPPPTSSQYPPPPTSTTSGQYPGPLPPQQQPPFPSGPLPPRPQMPPTSMSQSNHLPPGPQGPLGPPGPLQQQMPPPQPGMPGGYPPQQNGAFGLVRGPQPGFAGPYPGQLNYSAPAPAPGPPQPAQKRLDPDAIPSPIQVIEDDKAKAKEPFTTGVRGQAPPLVTTDFHVKDQGNASPRFIRCTAYNMPCTADMAKQSQVPLAAVIKPFATLPPDETPPYVVDHGEGGPIRCNRCKAYMCPYMQFIEGGRRFQCGFCSCVTEVPPHYFQHLDHTGKRVDFFDRPELSLGSYEFLATVDYCKNNKIPQPPAFIFLIDVSYNAVKSGMVGIVCQELKTLLDQLPRENPELDSAVRVGFVTYNKVLHFYNVKSSLAQPQMLVVSDVSEMFVPLLDGFLVNVGESRQVIESLLDHIPEMFVDTRETETVFGPVIQAGLEALKAADCAGKLFVFHTSLPIAEAPGKLKNREDKKLIGTDKEKSLFQPQGGFYNTLAKECVAQGCCVDLFLFPNQYVDVATLAVVPVSTGGSVYKYTYFQAQSDQERFLNDLRRDVHKPIGFDAVMRVRTSTGIRATDFFGSFFMSNTTDVELAGLDCDKVVTVEFKHDDKLSEETGALVQCAVLYTSCGGQRRLRVHNMAVNCCSQLSDLYRNCETDTIINFLSKYAFRGILNNPTKAVRDTLVNQCAQILACYRKNCASPSSAGQLILPECMKLLPVYLNCVLKSDVLLPAADVSLDDRAYLRQLISSMDVSETHVFFYPRLLPLMKLENDSLPVAVRASEERLSKGGMYLLETGLHLFLWVGANAQQELLLNIFGTSNFGQIDATMTCLPVLENPFSQRLREIVDSFRAQRSRYMKLMVVKQEDRSELIFRHFLMEDKSVSGGASYVDFLCHMHKEIRQLLS
- the sec24c gene encoding protein transport protein Sec24C isoform X4, whose product is MNVNQHTPMASPYGQPQPGYGQPAFAPLDSGYLPPYAPYNGPVSAYQPGVPPQGHNRAPPPSGPPPVSAPQAYNQYGGHHQGDIQNGPPTMTQAPPRPVTTPSYNQGAVNLPGPPATYPQHYGPPPTMPHVTSQMSSMQINSGPPNAAGPGYAPPHSSQPPVSSSFSAAPPATYNQALPPASSVPTQAPPATSQQYYGGPPPPSQPPYNSSLPPTSQQPLTSSAAPLPPSNQQSFAPPSYSGPPPAQAPSPSMSQPQQSLLPTQPAFSSAPQGSFPPRAPPPTSSQYPPPPTSTTSGQYPGPLPPQQQPPFPSGPLPPRPQMPPTSMSQSNHLPPGPQGPLGPPGPLQQQMPPPQPGMPGGYPPQQNGAFGLVRGPQPGFAGPYPGQLNYSAPAPAPGPPQPAQKRLDPDAIPSPIQVIEDDKAKAKEPFTTGVRGQAPPLVTTDFHVKDQGNASPRFIRCTAYNMPCTADMAKQSQVPLAAVIKPFATLPPDETPPYVVDHGEGGPIRCNRCKAYMCPYMQFIEGGRRFQCGFCSCVTEVPPHYFQHLDHTGKRVDFFDRPELSLGSYEFLATVDYCKNNKIPQPPAFIFLIDVSYNAVKSGMVGIVCQELKTLLDQLPRENPELDSAVRVGFVTYNKVLHFYNVKSSLAQPQMLVVSDVSEMFVPLLDGFLVNVGESRQVIESLLDHIPEMFVDTRETETVFGPVIQAGLEALKAADCAGKLFVFHTSLPIAEAPGKLKNREDKKLIGTDKEKSLFQPQGGFYNTLAKECVAQGCCVDLFLFPNQYVDVATLAVVPVSTGGSVYKYTYFQAQSDQERFLNDLRRDVHKPIGFDAVMRVRTSTGIRATDFFGSFFMSNTTDVELAGLDCDKVVTVEFKHDDKLSEETGALVQCAVLYTSCGGQRRLRVHNMAVNCCSQLSDLYRNCETDTIINFLSKYAFRGILNNPTKAVRDTLVNQCAQILACYRKNCASPSSAGQLILPECMKLLPVYLNCVLKSDVLLPAADVSLDDRAYLRQLISSMDVSETHVFFYPRLLPLMKLENDSLPVAVRASEERLSKGGMYLLETGLHLFLWVGANAQQELLLNIFGTSNFGQIDATMTCLPVLENPFSQRLREIVDSFRAQRSRYMKLMVVKQEDRSELIFRHFLMEDKSVSGGASYVDFLCHMHKEIRQLLS